In Desulfonatronum thioautotrophicum, a genomic segment contains:
- a CDS encoding ABC transporter ATP-binding protein codes for MHAQPLIACGTAGSVTPAELQGQNVQLRDVTMAFGDFLAVNRVDLEIRAGEFFSFLGPSGCGKTTLLRLISGFNEPTSGDVLIGGRNMRGIGPNRRPTALIFQNLALFPLMKVWENVAFGLEARGVARGVRRKRSDELLELVALTGEEDKLVSQLSGGQRQRVAIARALAVNPSVLLLDEPLSALDLKLRQHMRAELRAIQRRTGVTFIYITHDQGEAFTMSDRVAVMQNGMIEQVSDSALLYDQPATPFVATFVGENNPFFGTVAEVRDHYSVVDTPQGRLTGRNLRGLRVGQPAVIFVRPERCHLVNGRVPENVLSGRLCRVDFEGAYVHLFLDTGAERNTILHMTNDGTQAGLNIGSDIRFGFTTDAAVALSAGMHAT; via the coding sequence ATGCACGCCCAACCCCTCATAGCCTGCGGCACGGCAGGCAGTGTCACGCCCGCGGAACTGCAAGGGCAGAATGTGCAATTGCGCGACGTAACCATGGCCTTTGGAGATTTTCTGGCCGTGAACAGGGTTGATCTGGAAATCCGGGCCGGGGAATTCTTCTCGTTTCTTGGGCCATCGGGTTGCGGCAAGACAACGTTGCTCCGGCTGATATCCGGATTCAACGAGCCCACCTCCGGCGACGTCCTGATCGGGGGGCGGAACATGCGCGGCATCGGCCCGAACAGACGGCCTACGGCCCTGATCTTCCAGAACCTGGCCCTGTTTCCGCTGATGAAGGTTTGGGAGAACGTGGCCTTTGGCCTGGAGGCCCGCGGTGTGGCCAGGGGTGTCCGTCGGAAGCGGTCTGATGAGCTTCTGGAACTGGTTGCCCTGACCGGCGAGGAGGACAAGCTGGTTTCTCAGCTCTCCGGAGGACAGCGTCAGCGAGTGGCCATTGCCAGGGCTTTGGCGGTGAACCCCTCGGTTTTGCTTCTGGACGAGCCGCTGTCCGCCCTGGACTTGAAGCTGCGCCAGCACATGCGGGCAGAGTTGCGGGCCATCCAGCGCCGCACCGGAGTGACCTTTATCTACATCACCCATGATCAGGGTGAGGCCTTCACCATGTCCGACCGGGTCGCGGTGATGCAAAACGGGATGATTGAGCAGGTCTCTGATTCTGCGCTGCTGTATGATCAGCCGGCGACACCCTTTGTGGCCACCTTTGTTGGTGAGAATAATCCTTTTTTCGGGACAGTGGCCGAGGTGCGCGACCACTACTCCGTGGTGGACACGCCCCAGGGACGTCTAACGGGGAGGAATCTGCGCGGTCTCCGTGTGGGACAGCCTGCCGTCATCTTTGTGCGGCCGGAGCGTTGTCACCTGGTCAATGGACGCGTTCCGGAGAACGTTCTCAGTGGGCGGTTGTGTCGCGTTGATTTCGAAGGAGCCTATGTACACCTGTTCCTGGATACGGGCGCAGAGCGCAATACCATCCTGCACATGACCAACGACGGGACCCAGGCAGGCTTGAACATCGGCAGCGATATTCGATTTGGGTTCACAACAGATGCCGCCGTGGCTCTTTCTGCCGGGATGCATGCCACATGA